The following are encoded in a window of Roseivirga misakiensis genomic DNA:
- a CDS encoding formate--tetrahydrofolate ligase, with the protein MENKTHNLADIDIAQAADIKHINEVAAKLALSEDDLEHYGKYKAKLPLSLLDKDKVERSNLILVTAMTPTPAGEGKTTTSIGLSEGLNKIGKKTTVVLREPSLGPVFGIKGGAAGGGYAQVIPMEDINLHFTGDFSAVEKANNLLSALIDNNIQSKTHNLNIDPRTIAWKRVMDMNDRSLRQITIGLGGTTNGIPREDGFNITPASEVMAILCMAENFSDLKERLGNIFVGYTFDKKPIYARDLKAENAMAILLKDAIKPNLVQTLEGNPAVIHGGPFANIAQGTNTVIATKMGMSLSEYVVTEAGFGADLGAEKFFDIKCASAGLKPKAVVLVATIRALRHHGGAKKEEYNTPSTDRVKEGYANLGKHIENLQKFGFNPVVAINAFPSDTEEEIDLIKKKCAGQGVHAVVARGWAQGGEGMTELAEAVVSTIESYQNDFHPLYDWNAPIREKIEIIAKEIYGADQVEFSKKAKLQMMRIEKLGFSHLPICMAKTQKSLSDNEFRYGRPQNFVVNVREFEYATGAGFIIPILGQMMRMPGLPAVPASEGMSINDEGVISGLS; encoded by the coding sequence ATGGAAAACAAAACGCACAACCTAGCCGATATTGACATTGCGCAAGCGGCCGACATAAAACATATCAATGAAGTTGCTGCCAAACTTGCTTTATCAGAAGACGATTTAGAGCATTATGGCAAATACAAGGCTAAATTACCACTCAGTCTTTTAGACAAAGACAAGGTCGAAAGAAGCAACTTGATTCTGGTCACAGCCATGACGCCTACGCCAGCTGGAGAGGGAAAAACGACGACTTCAATCGGGTTGAGCGAAGGCCTCAATAAAATAGGCAAGAAAACAACAGTTGTTCTGAGAGAGCCATCTCTAGGGCCTGTTTTCGGAATAAAAGGTGGTGCAGCTGGCGGCGGCTATGCTCAAGTCATCCCCATGGAAGATATTAACCTTCATTTCACGGGAGATTTCTCTGCGGTAGAAAAAGCGAACAACCTGCTTTCTGCGTTGATCGATAATAACATTCAAAGCAAAACCCATAACCTTAACATCGACCCTAGAACGATCGCTTGGAAACGGGTCATGGATATGAATGATAGATCGCTTAGGCAAATCACAATCGGCTTAGGCGGTACAACCAACGGAATACCGAGAGAAGATGGGTTCAATATTACGCCAGCTTCAGAAGTGATGGCTATTCTATGCATGGCAGAAAACTTCTCCGACCTTAAAGAAAGGCTCGGGAATATATTTGTGGGCTATACTTTCGATAAAAAGCCAATTTACGCGCGCGATTTAAAAGCAGAAAACGCTATGGCCATCCTCCTCAAGGACGCCATTAAACCCAATTTGGTACAAACCCTTGAGGGCAATCCAGCGGTGATTCACGGTGGCCCATTCGCAAATATTGCGCAAGGCACTAATACGGTGATTGCCACCAAAATGGGCATGTCGCTGAGTGAATATGTGGTGACCGAAGCTGGGTTTGGAGCAGATTTAGGCGCCGAAAAATTCTTTGATATTAAGTGCGCTTCTGCTGGATTAAAGCCAAAAGCGGTAGTGCTTGTAGCCACGATTAGAGCTTTGAGACATCATGGAGGCGCTAAAAAAGAAGAATATAATACGCCAAGTACCGACCGCGTCAAAGAAGGTTATGCAAACCTTGGCAAACACATAGAAAACCTACAGAAATTCGGTTTTAATCCAGTGGTTGCCATTAATGCCTTCCCGTCAGATACAGAAGAAGAAATCGATCTAATCAAAAAGAAATGTGCAGGTCAAGGGGTACATGCGGTAGTTGCCCGAGGTTGGGCGCAAGGTGGTGAAGGTATGACCGAGTTGGCGGAAGCGGTCGTAAGCACTATTGAATCATATCAAAACGACTTCCACCCGCTATACGATTGGAATGCTCCTATCAGAGAAAAGATAGAAATCATTGCCAAAGAGATTTATGGAGCTGACCAGGTTGAATTCTCGAAAAAGGCCAAGCTGCAAATGATGCGGATTGAAAAGCTAGGGTTTAGTCACCTACCCATTTGTATGGCCAAAACACAAAAGTCTTTGAGCGATAATGAATTCCGATATGGCAGGCCCCAAAATTTTGTAGTCAATGTTCGAGAATTCGAATATGCGACTGGAGCTGGCTTTATCATCCCGATACTCGGTCAAATGATGCGGATGCCTGGGCTACCTGCTGTACCAGCATCGGAAGGCATGTCCATTAACGACGAAGGCGTAATTTCTGGTTTATCATAA
- a CDS encoding DUF7009 family protein: MKIRVNGNSVRLRLAPNEVSELVQTGNVSDVCYFPNGNFTYGVRATSTSKMNASFVNGYISIHIPDTQLKGWDENDKVGFEHTTPEGLFILVEKDFKCLQPRKHENESHLYENPIVSK, encoded by the coding sequence ATGAAAATTAGGGTAAACGGGAATAGTGTCCGATTAAGACTGGCACCCAATGAAGTATCCGAGCTAGTACAAACGGGAAATGTCAGCGATGTATGCTATTTCCCGAATGGAAATTTTACCTATGGCGTTCGAGCTACTTCAACTTCCAAAATGAATGCTAGTTTCGTAAATGGCTATATCTCTATACATATCCCAGATACACAACTTAAAGGCTGGGACGAAAATGATAAAGTAGGCTTTGAACATACTACACCAGAAGGGCTTTTTATTCTGGTGGAAAAGGATTTTAAGTGTTTACAGCCTCGAAAACACGAGAATGAATCTCATTTGTACGAAAACCCAATCGTATCAAAATGA
- the fdhD gene encoding formate dehydrogenase accessory sulfurtransferase FdhD: MKQDISASTQEISLKRVYSNDLESVSDVVAIEAPLEIRLKSKKEIIGKAISVTMRTPGDDVLLAKGFLFTEGILTNHIDILACEITDENVVEVTIREEANPTLGKAERNFYTTSSCGVCGKSSIDAIKVKSRFSLEPALPKIDKSALFNLQSKVLELQSAFTQTGGIHAAALFTSSGELITLREDVGRHNATDKLIGECWGKGLLPLLDNILFLSGRASFELIQKATMAGIAVIVSVGAPSSLAIELAEERGHTLVGFLKENRFNIYCGHERIE; encoded by the coding sequence ATGAAACAAGACATCTCAGCTTCAACTCAAGAAATCAGTCTCAAAAGAGTCTATTCCAACGATTTAGAGAGTGTTTCAGATGTCGTAGCCATTGAAGCACCACTAGAAATAAGACTTAAATCGAAAAAAGAAATTATTGGAAAAGCAATTTCGGTAACCATGAGAACCCCTGGTGACGATGTGCTTTTAGCCAAAGGATTTCTCTTTACAGAAGGTATCCTTACCAACCATATAGATATTCTGGCATGTGAAATAACTGATGAGAATGTAGTAGAAGTGACAATACGTGAAGAAGCCAATCCAACACTTGGTAAAGCAGAAAGGAATTTCTACACAACGTCCAGTTGTGGAGTTTGTGGTAAATCATCAATTGATGCCATCAAAGTAAAAAGTCGGTTTTCACTAGAACCTGCGTTACCAAAAATCGACAAATCAGCACTTTTTAATCTTCAATCTAAAGTATTGGAACTCCAATCTGCTTTTACCCAAACCGGAGGTATACATGCCGCTGCCCTCTTTACTTCAAGCGGAGAATTAATTACCTTAAGGGAAGATGTCGGCCGGCACAATGCCACAGATAAACTGATCGGTGAATGTTGGGGAAAAGGCCTTTTACCACTTTTAGACAATATTTTGTTTCTGAGTGGCAGAGCTAGTTTTGAGTTAATTCAAAAAGCCACTATGGCTGGCATAGCGGTTATTGTGAGTGTAGGTGCCCCTTCTAGCCTAGCCATCGAATTGGCTGAAGAAAGAGGACATACGCTAGTAGGCTTCTTAAAAGAAAATAGGTTCAATATTTATTGTGGACATGAGCGAATCGAATAA